A part of Saccharomonospora amisosensis genomic DNA contains:
- a CDS encoding demethylmenaquinone methyltransferase — MSRASLDKNPREVAAMFDGVANGYDRANSVMTFGFDRRWRISTGKALDARPGERVLDLAAGTGVSTKEYARSGAWCVAADFSLGMLRSGRHRGVPMVAADALHLPFADDSFDAVTITFGFRNFVDISAALTEIARVVRPGGRLVICEVSTPPNALIRFLHQKLLLRVLTWLGRRASSNPEAYSYLAESTLAWPDQRGLAELIAASGWTNVEWMNLTFGVVAIHRARVPSVDSAA; from the coding sequence ATGTCCCGTGCGAGTCTCGACAAGAATCCTCGCGAAGTCGCGGCGATGTTCGACGGCGTCGCGAATGGCTACGACCGCGCCAACTCCGTGATGACGTTCGGTTTCGACCGCAGGTGGCGAATCAGCACGGGCAAGGCGCTCGACGCCCGCCCCGGCGAGCGGGTGCTCGACCTCGCCGCTGGAACCGGTGTCTCCACCAAGGAGTACGCGAGGAGCGGTGCCTGGTGCGTCGCCGCGGACTTCTCACTCGGCATGCTGCGCAGCGGCAGGCACAGGGGAGTGCCGATGGTCGCGGCCGACGCGCTGCACCTGCCGTTCGCCGACGACAGCTTCGACGCGGTGACGATCACCTTCGGCTTCCGTAACTTCGTCGACATCTCGGCCGCGCTCACCGAGATCGCGAGGGTGGTGCGTCCTGGTGGGCGGCTGGTGATCTGCGAGGTTTCCACCCCGCCCAACGCGCTGATCCGGTTCCTGCACCAGAAGCTGCTGCTGCGGGTCCTGACGTGGTTGGGTCGCAGGGCCTCCTCTAACCCCGAGGCGTACTCCTACCTCGCCGAGTCGACACTCGCCTGGCCAGACCAGCGTGGTCTCGCCGAGCTGATCGCGGCCTCGGGCTGGACCAACGTGGAGTGGATGAACCTCACATTCGGTGTCGTCGCCATCCACCGTGCGCGGGTTCCCTCCGTAGACTCGGCCGCATGA
- a CDS encoding geranylgeranyl reductase family protein, producing MTNAAGPHGADTTADDIADETADVIVVGAGPAGSTAATYLARAGLDVLLLEKSEFPRDKVCGDGLTPRGVKQLIDLGIDTSEDAGWVHSRGLRILTGELTLELDWPELTSYPPYGVARTRHDFDDLLARTAVRAGARLRQRTTVTAALTDERTGRVIGVEGKAGQEKRPVRHRAPLVLACDGVSARLALSVGIEKHDKRPMGVAVRRYYKSPRHDEPYIEGHLELWDRSDPRDPKLLPGYGWAFPLGDGTVNVGLGILSTSKAFRNTDYRALLRSWLDSTPPEWGYQEENAIGRIGGAGLPMGFNRTPHYRDGLLLLGDAGGMVSPFNGEGIAAAMESARLAAEYVVQALARPEGPSRERALHGYPRAVGELMGGYYQLGNLFAKAIGKPRIMRLATKYGLRINPLIPLVFKGMSGCYDTSGGDAVDRLVTVLSRLAPTPR from the coding sequence ATGACCAACGCGGCGGGCCCTCACGGCGCCGACACCACGGCTGACGACATCGCTGACGAGACCGCCGATGTCATCGTCGTGGGCGCGGGACCAGCCGGTTCCACTGCCGCCACCTACCTCGCCCGCGCCGGCCTCGACGTGCTGTTGCTGGAGAAGAGCGAGTTCCCCCGCGACAAGGTGTGCGGCGACGGGCTCACGCCAAGGGGCGTGAAGCAGTTGATCGACCTCGGCATCGACACCAGCGAGGACGCGGGTTGGGTGCACAGCAGGGGGCTGCGCATCCTCACCGGCGAGCTGACGCTGGAACTCGACTGGCCGGAGCTCACCAGCTACCCGCCCTACGGCGTCGCCCGAACCAGGCACGACTTCGACGACCTGCTCGCCAGGACCGCCGTGCGGGCCGGGGCGAGGTTGCGCCAGCGCACCACGGTCACCGCCGCACTCACCGACGAGCGAACCGGCAGGGTGATCGGTGTCGAGGGCAAGGCGGGGCAGGAGAAGCGCCCGGTGAGGCACCGCGCGCCGCTTGTACTCGCCTGCGACGGGGTGTCCGCCAGGCTGGCTCTATCGGTCGGGATCGAGAAGCACGACAAGCGACCCATGGGGGTCGCGGTACGGCGCTACTACAAGAGTCCCCGGCACGACGAGCCCTACATCGAGGGGCACCTCGAACTGTGGGACCGCAGCGACCCGCGCGATCCGAAGCTGCTGCCCGGCTACGGCTGGGCATTCCCACTCGGTGACGGCACGGTCAACGTCGGCCTCGGCATCCTGTCCACGTCGAAGGCCTTCCGAAACACCGACTACCGCGCGTTGTTGCGGTCGTGGCTGGATTCCACCCCGCCGGAGTGGGGTTACCAGGAGGAGAACGCGATCGGCCGCATCGGCGGCGCGGGTCTTCCGATGGGGTTCAACCGCACACCGCACTATCGGGACGGGCTGCTACTGCTCGGTGACGCGGGCGGCATGGTGAGCCCGTTCAACGGCGAGGGCATCGCAGCCGCGATGGAGTCGGCCCGGCTGGCCGCCGAATACGTGGTGCAGGCCCTCGCCCGCCCGGAGGGGCCCTCGCGGGAACGGGCGCTGCACGGCTACCCGCGCGCCGTCGGCGAACTGATGGGTGGCTACTACCAACTGGGCAACCTGTTCGCCAAGGCGATCGGCAAGCCGCGCATCATGCGGCTGGCCACGAAGTACGGCCTGCGCATCAACCCACTGATCCCGCTGGTCTTCAAGGGCATGTCCGGCTGCTACGACACCAGCGGCGGTGACGCCGTCGACCGGCTCGTCACCGTGCTGTCCCGGTTGGCTCCCACTCCGCGTTGA